A region from the Deltaproteobacteria bacterium genome encodes:
- a CDS encoding long-chain-fatty-acid--CoA ligase, with translation MNTANFLSIPSMMFPDQEILVFEGTRLTYGDALDRVRRLASSFRELGVQPGDRVAAIHTNCNQFVETYYATATLGATFVPLNYRAKLPELEYMVTAANVKLLATGDRYIDSIKQLQPQFTSVKHYVSMDSKHPDLLYHGDLIAQGSPDVEDAEVDESDVTILMYTSGTTSLPKGVMLTYGDFTSYVVGTVEMADGTDRGISLLCAPLYHIAGTANIMTAIWAGRKIVVLRQFDTREWLEAVHKEKVSHAFVVPTMMKQLIDHPEFSSFDLSSLQNVSYGGAPMPFPVIRKAIEMFPKTTGFVNAFGQTETTSTLTVLGPADHRLDGPPQEVERNLKRLTSVGLPLPDVEVRILDEENKELPANDIGEVVIRTPRVMKGYAGQENATAALLDQDGWLHTRDMGYIDEDGYIYLVGRKDDIIIRGGENIAPAEIEAVLHAHPAVDEAAVIGVPDVDWGQKIAAFVALRPGKTATSDELGEFCRQRLASFKKPELIRFVEALPKNPLGKVLKKELRAEFVE, from the coding sequence ATGAACACTGCGAATTTTTTGAGTATTCCCAGCATGATGTTTCCGGATCAAGAGATCCTGGTTTTTGAGGGAACACGCTTGACCTACGGAGACGCGCTCGACCGAGTCCGGCGTTTAGCCAGCAGTTTTCGTGAACTCGGCGTACAGCCCGGCGACCGCGTGGCCGCGATCCACACCAACTGCAATCAGTTTGTCGAGACCTACTATGCGACTGCGACCTTGGGGGCCACGTTCGTTCCTTTGAACTACCGTGCCAAGCTGCCTGAGCTTGAGTACATGGTCACTGCCGCCAACGTCAAACTCCTGGCGACCGGCGACCGCTACATCGACTCCATTAAGCAACTTCAGCCGCAGTTCACCAGCGTCAAGCATTACGTTTCGATGGACAGCAAGCATCCGGACCTGCTCTATCACGGCGACCTGATTGCCCAAGGGTCTCCGGATGTCGAAGACGCGGAAGTCGATGAGAGTGATGTTACTATTCTGATGTATACCAGCGGCACCACCTCGTTGCCCAAAGGCGTCATGTTGACCTACGGCGACTTCACGAGCTACGTCGTCGGCACGGTGGAAATGGCGGACGGCACGGATCGTGGCATTTCGCTGTTATGCGCGCCGCTCTACCACATTGCCGGTACGGCCAACATTATGACTGCGATTTGGGCGGGTCGAAAAATCGTGGTGCTTCGCCAATTCGATACCAGAGAATGGCTGGAAGCCGTGCACAAAGAAAAGGTCTCGCACGCTTTTGTCGTGCCGACCATGATGAAGCAATTGATCGACCATCCAGAGTTCTCCTCGTTCGACTTATCGAGTCTCCAGAACGTTTCCTATGGCGGCGCGCCGATGCCATTCCCGGTGATCCGCAAAGCCATCGAAATGTTCCCCAAGACCACGGGATTCGTGAACGCTTTCGGTCAGACCGAAACCACTTCGACTCTGACCGTGCTCGGTCCTGCCGACCATCGTCTCGACGGCCCGCCGCAAGAAGTCGAGCGGAACCTCAAGCGGTTAACGTCAGTGGGCCTGCCGCTGCCGGATGTGGAAGTACGTATTCTCGACGAAGAGAATAAAGAATTACCGGCCAATGATATCGGCGAGGTGGTGATCCGCACCCCGCGCGTGATGAAGGGATATGCCGGCCAAGAGAACGCGACCGCCGCGCTCTTGGATCAAGACGGCTGGTTGCACACCCGCGACATGGGCTACATCGATGAAGACGGGTACATTTACCTCGTCGGACGCAAAGATGACATCATCATTCGCGGTGGCGAGAACATTGCCCCAGCGGAAATCGAAGCTGTGCTGCACGCCCACCCGGCAGTCGATGAGGCAGCAGTGATCGGCGTACCGGATGTCGATTGGGGGCAGAAAATTGCCGCCTTCGTGGCGCTACGGCCCGGGAAGACTGCGACTAGCGACGAGTTAGGCGAATTCTGCCGCCAGCGTTTGGCCAGTTTCAAGAAACCGGAGCTGATCCGGTTTGTCGAGGCATTGCCCAAGAATCCTTTGGGCAAAGTACTGAAGAAGGAACTGCGCGCCGAGTTCGTGGAATAA
- a CDS encoding flavin reductase family protein, with translation MNEQAKKSALLMIPYGLQVLGAKDGDKMTLATVNWTTQASFKPPLVVVGVKGDSSAHGMVKNSKQFTMSFLGTGQKGHAFAFFKHVEPEGDKMGGFAYTTGPNTGCPIISDAPAWVECKVVGFYEHGDHSVVIGEVIEGGLRDDVQKTVAENPKADIEALTLKDIGAKYGG, from the coding sequence ATGAATGAGCAAGCGAAAAAATCGGCGTTGTTAATGATCCCTTATGGGCTGCAAGTGCTGGGTGCGAAAGACGGCGATAAAATGACCCTGGCCACGGTCAACTGGACCACCCAGGCATCCTTCAAACCCCCGCTGGTGGTGGTGGGCGTAAAAGGCGACTCCAGCGCACACGGAATGGTCAAGAACTCCAAGCAGTTCACCATGAGCTTTCTCGGCACCGGGCAAAAAGGCCACGCCTTTGCCTTCTTCAAACATGTCGAACCGGAAGGCGACAAAATGGGCGGCTTCGCCTACACCACCGGTCCCAATACTGGGTGCCCGATCATCAGCGACGCGCCGGCGTGGGTGGAATGCAAAGTTGTGGGCTTCTACGAACACGGTGACCATAGCGTTGTGATCGGTGAAGTCATCGAGGGTGGTCTACGCGACGATGTCCAGAAAACCGTGGCAGAAAACCCCAAAGCGGACATCGAAGCCCTCACCTTGAAGGACATCGGCGCGAAATATGGAGGATAG
- a CDS encoding enoyl-CoA hydratase/isomerase family protein, whose protein sequence is MNRPRMLNAYNVAMRDDLYEILLAVRDDPEVRAMILRGEGPAFSTGGDVSEFGSAPSPVSAREIRWRRDVWGTLVRLPQPTIAAVHGYAVGGGMEMALLCDLCIAAEDALFFLPESGLGMIPGVVGTQTAPRAIGVGRALDMVLTGKRVAAQEAVRIGLVNRIVPRETLLTEAKALAYTLAEHDPRIVSLAKRAIRLGRDLSLAEGLALERLLFSLI, encoded by the coding sequence TTGAATCGCCCGCGTATGCTCAATGCCTACAACGTGGCGATGCGCGACGACCTCTACGAGATTCTGCTGGCTGTTCGCGACGATCCCGAAGTGCGGGCGATGATTCTGCGCGGGGAAGGTCCGGCCTTTTCCACCGGAGGCGATGTCTCGGAATTCGGTTCGGCCCCGTCTCCTGTGAGCGCACGCGAGATCCGCTGGCGTCGCGATGTTTGGGGCACACTCGTGCGTCTGCCGCAACCCACGATTGCTGCCGTGCATGGATATGCCGTGGGTGGTGGGATGGAAATGGCGCTGCTCTGCGACCTGTGTATTGCCGCCGAGGACGCACTGTTCTTTTTGCCAGAGAGTGGATTAGGCATGATTCCCGGCGTGGTCGGTACGCAAACCGCGCCGCGCGCTATCGGTGTGGGGCGGGCGCTGGACATGGTACTAACCGGGAAACGGGTCGCGGCGCAGGAAGCCGTGCGTATCGGCTTGGTCAACCGCATCGTTCCTCGGGAGACCCTCTTGACGGAGGCTAAAGCTCTGGCATACACACTTGCCGAGCACGATCCACGAATTGTTTCCCTGGCTAAACGGGCGATCCGTCTGGGGAGAGATCTCAGCCTCGCTGAGGGGCTAGCGCTGGAGAGGCTTCTTTTTTCGCTTATTTAA
- a CDS encoding DUF309 domain-containing protein — MDGRLKEAISLFNRRAYFESHEILEGMWQTATEEADKTFYESLIRFATGLHLRFHRRNRQGAINLLTQGLMKIEEYRPAYLGVDVVRLYDDITAHVDSLKAAESLDPGFLERWRVPRIKMVG; from the coding sequence ATGGATGGAAGGCTCAAAGAGGCGATCTCGTTATTCAACCGCCGCGCTTACTTCGAGAGTCACGAGATTCTCGAAGGGATGTGGCAGACAGCGACGGAAGAAGCGGACAAGACCTTCTATGAAAGCCTGATCCGCTTCGCCACCGGTCTGCATCTGCGTTTCCATCGGCGCAACCGACAAGGTGCCATTAACTTACTCACCCAAGGCTTGATGAAGATCGAAGAGTACCGCCCGGCCTATCTCGGCGTCGATGTCGTCCGACTCTACGACGACATCACGGCGCATGTCGATAGTCTCAAGGCTGCCGAGAGCCTGGACCCAGGGTTCCTCGAACGGTGGCGTGTCCCGCGCATCAAGATGGTCGGCTGA
- a CDS encoding aminomethyl transferase family protein — MQTPLVAWHAAHGTVLVDDRGVELPERFTTSDEEYRAVRERAGLIDLSFRSHVRMTGEDRVGFLQGMISNDVKALKPGGGCAATLLTEQGRIVADLRVYALESCFLLDVDARIAGKLMETLSRFIIADDVEMEDLGSTQTALGVQGPLAAQVLDAAAEPVALAKDFHHCEVTIADTPVRVIRASDTGEDGYEILVPASQAASVWQGLLMIGAPLGLQPVGHAALNVLRIEAGIPWYGLDMDEGRIVLEVGFEQAISFKKGCYLGQEVVERVTARGQVNRKLSGLIVHGNELPHPGEKLLHDAHEVGWITSVAYSPRLQSPIALGYVRREQGTPGTQLRIDRQGTPMIAELTTLPFPR, encoded by the coding sequence ATGCAAACACCACTCGTAGCATGGCATGCGGCGCACGGTACCGTCTTGGTTGACGACCGGGGCGTCGAGTTGCCTGAACGGTTCACGACTTCCGATGAAGAGTATCGCGCGGTGCGCGAACGCGCCGGGTTGATCGATCTCTCGTTTCGCTCGCACGTGCGGATGACTGGGGAGGATCGCGTCGGCTTTCTCCAAGGCATGATCTCCAACGATGTCAAAGCGCTGAAACCCGGTGGCGGCTGCGCGGCGACCTTGCTCACGGAACAAGGGCGGATTGTCGCTGACCTGCGCGTCTACGCACTGGAGTCCTGCTTTCTACTCGATGTCGACGCGCGCATCGCCGGGAAGCTCATGGAAACCTTGTCGCGCTTCATCATCGCCGACGACGTGGAGATGGAAGACCTCGGATCGACGCAAACCGCCCTCGGCGTGCAAGGTCCGCTAGCCGCCCAGGTGCTCGACGCGGCTGCCGAGCCTGTGGCTCTCGCCAAAGACTTCCACCATTGCGAGGTAACGATCGCAGACACGCCTGTCCGCGTGATTCGCGCCAGCGACACTGGAGAGGATGGTTATGAAATCCTCGTGCCCGCTTCCCAGGCAGCATCGGTGTGGCAAGGTCTGCTGATGATCGGAGCGCCTTTGGGTCTGCAGCCGGTCGGTCATGCGGCACTTAACGTACTGCGGATCGAAGCTGGCATTCCTTGGTACGGCCTCGACATGGATGAAGGGCGCATCGTTCTCGAAGTGGGGTTCGAGCAGGCGATTAGCTTCAAGAAAGGATGTTATCTCGGCCAAGAGGTGGTCGAACGTGTCACCGCGCGCGGGCAGGTCAACCGCAAGCTCAGTGGCTTGATCGTGCATGGCAATGAACTTCCCCATCCGGGAGAGAAGTTGTTGCACGACGCCCACGAGGTCGGATGGATTACCAGTGTGGCGTATTCGCCGCGCTTACAGTCGCCGATCGCGTTGGGCTATGTCCGCCGAGAACAGGGCACTCCGGGGACACAACTCCGGATTGACAGACAAGGGACGCCCATGATAGCGGAGTTGACGACTCTCCCGTTCCCCCGATAG
- a CDS encoding amidohydrolase — translation MRSPVTADLVLHGGYVLTLDPRRPQAEAVAIAGSTILAVGSEHELRPLLSSRTQRLSCIGRTVLPGFIDPHLHFLAWASRYSGADASAARSMPELQLALQQQLARTSADEWVRGYGYDEFFLAERRHPTKHDLDAVTEERPILLRHRTGHAAVLNSRALELAGLNRDASPPASGIVERDAHTGEPTGVLFELEPFLRTVVPPLSAPALANGVRHVSRELLRQGVTSFHDASAGNTLEDLALFRRFHIEQVLASRTTVMVGIDALSEVLEESLPPFSGDEWVRLGSIKIMVHESRGALSPSPEELAEMIERVHRHGFQVAIHAVEEGPVFIALDGIARAVQRWPRPDPRHRLEHCSMCPPPFLETLQKSGSLVVMQPGFLYFYGEKYAAEVAADVQAWLYRTKSFLEYGIRVAGSSDCPIAPLAPLRSIQAAVTRRARSGAVLNPDEALDLLPAVSLCTAAGAWVGFEETTKGRIAPGFVADLVVLDGDITKTLPEKIGELTVETTIIDGRIVWSAADK, via the coding sequence ATGCGTTCCCCTGTCACCGCCGATCTCGTTTTGCACGGCGGATATGTTCTCACCCTCGACCCGCGTCGCCCCCAGGCGGAAGCTGTCGCCATCGCTGGCAGCACAATTCTCGCGGTCGGTTCCGAACACGAACTGAGACCGCTTCTCTCTTCTCGCACGCAGCGGCTTTCTTGTATCGGCCGGACTGTTCTCCCGGGATTTATCGATCCACACCTGCATTTTTTAGCGTGGGCAAGCCGATATAGCGGTGCCGATGCGAGCGCAGCTCGATCTATGCCTGAGCTGCAACTCGCCTTGCAGCAACAACTGGCGCGTACTTCTGCAGACGAATGGGTACGCGGCTACGGCTACGACGAATTCTTTCTGGCGGAAAGGCGCCATCCGACGAAGCATGACCTGGATGCCGTGACAGAAGAGCGACCGATCTTGCTGCGGCATCGCACTGGACATGCAGCGGTGTTGAACAGCCGAGCACTTGAGCTGGCTGGTCTGAATCGCGACGCTTCCCCTCCCGCCAGCGGAATCGTTGAGCGTGACGCTCACACCGGGGAGCCCACCGGTGTCCTGTTCGAGCTGGAGCCGTTCTTACGCACAGTCGTGCCGCCGCTCAGCGCACCCGCTTTAGCAAACGGCGTCCGTCACGTCAGTCGGGAACTGCTCCGTCAGGGAGTCACTTCATTCCATGATGCCAGTGCTGGCAATACGCTCGAAGATCTCGCACTTTTCCGGCGTTTCCATATCGAGCAGGTGTTGGCGTCCCGGACCACGGTCATGGTCGGGATCGATGCCTTGAGCGAGGTGCTTGAGGAGTCGCTGCCGCCGTTCTCAGGGGACGAATGGGTACGACTGGGCAGCATCAAGATTATGGTCCATGAAAGTCGCGGTGCGCTCTCTCCCTCTCCCGAAGAACTGGCGGAGATGATCGAGCGGGTCCATCGCCACGGCTTTCAAGTAGCGATTCATGCCGTGGAAGAAGGGCCGGTGTTCATCGCTTTGGATGGCATTGCCCGCGCGGTGCAGCGTTGGCCACGTCCGGACCCTCGGCATCGTCTCGAACATTGCTCGATGTGTCCGCCTCCTTTTCTTGAGACTTTGCAAAAGAGCGGCAGTCTGGTGGTGATGCAGCCAGGTTTTTTGTATTTTTACGGTGAGAAGTACGCGGCGGAAGTAGCGGCTGACGTGCAGGCTTGGCTCTATCGCACGAAAAGCTTCCTTGAGTACGGCATTCGTGTCGCCGGGAGTTCGGACTGTCCGATCGCTCCGCTTGCCCCGCTGCGCAGTATTCAGGCGGCAGTGACAAGACGCGCCCGCAGCGGAGCCGTCCTCAACCCAGACGAAGCCTTGGATCTCTTGCCTGCCGTGTCGCTCTGTACCGCCGCCGGAGCCTGGGTGGGGTTTGAAGAAACCACCAAAGGTCGGATCGCGCCTGGCTTTGTGGCCGATCTCGTTGTGCTCGACGGTGACATCACGAAGACGCTGCCGGAGAAGATTGGCGAGCTGACCGTGGAGACGACCATCATCGATGGGCGCATCGTGTGGAGCGCTGCAGACAAGTGA
- a CDS encoding branched-chain amino acid aminotransferase, translating to MKSTIAVTLTDKPKPKPHDDELFFGRIFTDHMFLMDGVADQGWQNPRVVPYGPISLDPSAAVLHYSQEIFEGLKAYRSPRGSVLLFRPDKNAARLNRSAERMCMPPVDEEMFLEAVQTLVATDKSWVPHSPGTSLYIRPAMIATEAFLGVRPAKTYLFFIILSPVGAYYAEGFNPVKILVEDKYVRAVKGGTGAAKTGGNYAASLAAGEEAHHHGCAQVLYLDGVERKYVEEVGSMNIAFMIDGTLVTPALTGSILDGVTRNTVLQLAHDWNIPVSERLIAVDEVIAAAGNSRLSEVFGMGTAAVISPVSGLVYKGEHIGVGDGKVGPLAQRLFDEISAIQRGLKPDPHGWAMEIHA from the coding sequence ATGAAGTCCACCATTGCGGTCACCTTGACCGACAAGCCGAAACCGAAGCCACACGACGATGAACTGTTTTTCGGTCGCATCTTTACCGACCACATGTTTCTGATGGACGGTGTGGCCGACCAAGGGTGGCAGAATCCTCGCGTGGTGCCTTATGGGCCGATTTCGTTGGACCCCTCAGCCGCAGTGCTGCATTATAGCCAAGAGATTTTCGAAGGGCTCAAAGCCTATCGTTCTCCGCGCGGTTCGGTGCTGCTCTTCCGCCCGGATAAGAATGCGGCACGGTTGAACCGTTCTGCCGAGCGCATGTGCATGCCACCGGTCGATGAGGAGATGTTCCTGGAGGCGGTGCAGACCTTGGTTGCGACCGATAAAAGCTGGGTGCCGCACTCGCCTGGGACCTCGCTGTATATCCGCCCGGCCATGATCGCTACCGAGGCGTTTCTCGGCGTGCGTCCCGCCAAGACCTATCTGTTCTTCATCATTCTTTCGCCGGTAGGGGCGTATTATGCCGAGGGCTTTAATCCGGTCAAAATTTTAGTCGAAGATAAATATGTCCGCGCCGTGAAAGGTGGGACCGGCGCGGCGAAGACCGGTGGCAACTACGCGGCGAGCCTGGCGGCAGGCGAAGAGGCGCACCATCACGGCTGTGCGCAGGTCTTGTATCTCGACGGCGTCGAGCGGAAATACGTGGAAGAAGTCGGCTCGATGAACATTGCCTTCATGATCGATGGCACCTTGGTGACGCCGGCGCTGACGGGCAGCATTCTCGACGGGGTGACGCGGAACACCGTGCTGCAACTGGCGCACGACTGGAACATTCCCGTGTCCGAGCGGCTGATCGCGGTTGACGAAGTGATTGCCGCCGCCGGTAATAGTCGGCTCAGCGAAGTCTTTGGGATGGGAACTGCGGCGGTGATCTCGCCGGTCAGCGGCCTCGTCTACAAGGGAGAGCATATTGGAGTCGGCGACGGCAAAGTCGGCCCGCTAGCGCAGCGGCTCTTCGACGAAATCTCCGCTATTCAGCGCGGACTCAAACCTGACCCGCATGGATGGGCGATGGAGATTCACGCCTGA
- a CDS encoding VOC family protein produces MSLRLRQIVLIANKLAPVEEDVREVFGLEVAFRDPAVATFGLENAVFPVGNQFLEVVAPTREGTAGGRYLDRRGGDGGYMVILQCDDHAPHKRRAAELGIRKAMEHDEPEFHIMQLHPRDTGGCLLEIDQQIGSEKPEDPWIPAGPNWREAVHTEVVRGFAAAELQTPDQAGLADRWGQIMELPVQANTQGQPSLHVNNAEVRFVADQDGRGEGLGGVDLMVADRERLLAAAKKRGLSVDGDCVQLCGVRFRLVG; encoded by the coding sequence ATGAGTCTTCGACTGCGTCAGATCGTCCTGATTGCCAACAAGCTGGCCCCGGTGGAGGAAGATGTCCGCGAGGTGTTCGGTCTGGAGGTCGCCTTCCGCGACCCTGCCGTCGCGACGTTCGGGCTGGAGAACGCGGTGTTTCCGGTGGGGAATCAATTCCTCGAAGTCGTCGCGCCAACCCGCGAAGGCACGGCGGGCGGTCGTTATCTCGACCGGCGTGGCGGCGATGGCGGCTACATGGTTATTCTTCAGTGCGATGACCACGCCCCACACAAACGTCGCGCGGCGGAACTCGGCATCCGCAAGGCGATGGAGCACGACGAACCGGAGTTCCACATCATGCAGCTCCATCCGCGCGACACCGGCGGCTGCCTGCTCGAAATCGATCAACAGATCGGCAGCGAAAAACCCGAGGACCCGTGGATTCCCGCCGGTCCCAACTGGCGAGAGGCGGTCCACACGGAAGTGGTGCGTGGCTTTGCCGCCGCCGAACTGCAAACTCCCGATCAAGCCGGACTGGCCGACCGCTGGGGGCAGATCATGGAGCTGCCAGTGCAGGCCAACACGCAAGGTCAGCCGAGCCTACACGTCAACAACGCCGAGGTGCGCTTTGTTGCGGACCAGGACGGGCGCGGCGAAGGACTCGGCGGCGTGGATCTCATGGTTGCGGATCGTGAGCGCCTGCTGGCCGCCGCCAAAAAGCGCGGTCTGTCTGTCGATGGCGATTGCGTGCAGCTCTGTGGCGTGCGGTTTCGGTTGGTGGGGTAG
- a CDS encoding Rieske 2Fe-2S domain-containing protein — translation MADFVKVAQLSELPAGQGKCVEVGEKKIALFNIDGTVHAIDDVCPHQGGPISEGECEGNVVTCPWHGWEFDVDTGVNRDDTDVALEKFAVKVEGDDILVAV, via the coding sequence ATGGCCGATTTTGTGAAAGTGGCTCAACTCAGTGAGCTTCCTGCAGGACAGGGAAAATGTGTGGAAGTCGGAGAGAAAAAGATCGCACTCTTTAATATCGATGGGACGGTGCATGCCATTGACGATGTCTGCCCGCATCAGGGCGGGCCGATTAGCGAAGGCGAGTGCGAAGGGAACGTCGTGACCTGTCCATGGCATGGCTGGGAATTCGATGTCGATACCGGGGTGAATCGTGACGATACCGACGTCGCTCTGGAAAAGTTCGCGGTGAAGGTGGAAGGCGACGATATTCTCGTTGCGGTGTGA